One Clupea harengus chromosome 11, Ch_v2.0.2, whole genome shotgun sequence DNA window includes the following coding sequences:
- the ctnnb1 gene encoding LOW QUALITY PROTEIN: catenin beta-1 (The sequence of the model RefSeq protein was modified relative to this genomic sequence to represent the inferred CDS: deleted 2 bases in 2 codons), protein MATQSDLMELDMAMEPDRKAAVSHWQQQSYLDSGIHSGATTTAPSLSGKGNPEEDDVDNQVLYEWEQGFNQSFSQDQVADMDGQYAMTRAQRVRAAMFPETLDEGMQIPATQFDSTHPTNVQRLAEPSQMLKHAVVNLINYQDDAELATRAIPELTKLLNDEDQVVVNKAAVMVHQLSKKEASRHAIMRSPQMVSAIVRTMQNTGDVETARCTAGTLHNLSHHREGLLAIFKSGGIPALVKMLGSPVDSVLFYAITTLHNLLLHQEGAKMAVRLAGGLQKMVALLMKTNVKFLAITTDCLQILAYGNQESKLIILASGGPQALVNIMRTYTYEKLLWTTSRVLKVLSVCSSNKPAIVEAGGMQALGLHLTDPSQRLVQNCLWTLRNLSDAATKQTTLAEVDVMQEGMEGLLGTLVQLLGSDDINVVTCAAGILSNLTCNNYKNKMMVCQVGGIEALVRTVLRAGDREDITEPAICALRHLTSRHQDAEMAQNAVRLHYGLPVVVKLLHPPSHWPLIKATVGLIRNLALCPANHAPLREQGAIPRLVQLLVRAHQDTQRRTSMGGTQQQFVEGVRMEEIVEGCTGALHILARDIHNRIVIRGLNTIPLFVQLLYSPIENIQRVAAGVLCELAQDKEAAEAIEAEGATAPLTELLHSRNEGVATYAAAVLFRMSEDKPQDYKKRLSVELTSSLFRTEPMTWNETGELGLDMGAQGEPLGYRQDDPSYRSYHSGTYQDGMAMDPMMEHDMGGHHPGPEYPVDGLPDLSHAHDLIDGLPPGDSNQLAWFDTDL, encoded by the exons ATGGCTACCCAAT cgGATCTGATGGAGCTGGACATGGCTATGGAGCCTGACCGAAAGGCTGCAGTCAGCCACTGGCAGCAGCAGTCTTACCTGGACTCAGGCATCCACTCCGGGGCCACCACCACGGCACCCTCCCTCAGCGGGAAGGGCAACCCAGAGGAGGACGACGTGGACAACCAGGTGCTGTACGAGTGGGAGCAGGGCTTCAACCAGTCCTTCTCCCAGGACCAAGTGGCAG ATATGGACGGGCAGTATGCCATGACGCGGGCACAGAGGGTGCGGGCGGCCATGTTCCCCGAGACGCTGGACGAGGGCATGCAGATCCCCGCCACCCAGTTCGACAGCACCCACCCCACCAACGTGCAGAGGCTGGCCGAGCCCTCTCAGATGCTCAAACACGCCGTGGTCAACCTCATCAACTACCAGGACGACGCTGAGCTGGCAACGCGTGCCATCCCTGAGCTCACCAAGCTCCTAAACGACGAGGACCag GTGGTGGTGAACAAGGCAGCAGTCATGGTGCACCAGCTGTCCAAGAAGGAGGCGTCCCGCCACGCCATCATGCGCTCGCCGCAGATGGTGTCTGCCATCGTGCGGACCATGCAGAACACGGGCGACGTGGAGACGGCTCGCTGCACCGCCGGCACGCTGCACAACCTCTCCCACCACAGAGAGGGTCTGCTGGCCATCTTCAAGTCTGGCGGCATCCCTGCCCTCGTCAAGATGCTGGG TTCCCCCGTGGACTCCGTGCTCTTCTACGCCATCACCACCCTACACAACCTGCTCCTGCACCAGGAGGGGGCCAAGATGGCCGTGCGCCTGGCCGGGGGCTTGCAGAAGATGGTGGCTCTGTTGATGAAGACCAACGTCAAGTTCCTGGCCATCACCACCGACTGCCTTCAGATCCTGGCCTACGGCAACCAAGAGAGCAAA CTCATCATTCTGGCCAGTGGCGGCCCCCAGGCGCTGGTGAACATCATGAGGACCTACACCTACGAGAAGCTCCTGTGGACCACCAGCAGAGTCCTCAAagtcctctctgtgtgctccAGCAACAAACCTGCCATAGTTGAGGCTG GAGGCATGCAGGCTCTGGGACTGCACCTGACCGACCCCAGCCAGCGCTTGGTGCAGAACTGCCTGTGGACCCTCAGGAACCTGTCAGACGCCGCCACCAAACAG ACGACCTTAGCTGAAGTAGATGTGATGCAG GAGGGTATGGAGGGTCTGCTGGGCACACTGGTGCAGCTGCTGGGCTCGGACGACATCAACGTGGTGACGTGTGCGGCGGGCATCCTGTCCAACCTCACCTGCAACAACTACAAGAACAAGATGATGGTGTGCCAGGTGGGCGGCATCGAGGCTCTGGTGCGCACCGTGCTGCGTGCCGGCGACCGCGAGGACATCACAGAGCCCGCCATCTGTGCCCTGCGCCACCTCACCTCGCGCCAT CAGGACGCCGAGATGGCCCAGAATGCCGTGCGGCTGCACTACGGCCTGCCCGTGGTGGTCAAGCTGTTACACCCACCGTCACACTGGCCCCTCATTAAG GCCACCGTCGGACTGATCCGTAACCTGGCACTGTGTCCTGCCAACCACGCCCCTCTGCGTGAGCAGGGTGCCATCCCACGCCTGGTGCAGCTCTTGGTGAGGGCACACCAGGACACCCAGAGGCGTACCTCCATGGGCGGCACGCAGCAGCAGTTTGTG gaGGGCGTCCGCATGGAGGAGATT GTGGAGGGTTGCACAGGAGCCCTGCACATCTTGGCCAGAGACATCCACAACAGAATCGTCATCCGGGGACTCAACACCATTCCACTCTTTGTCCAG CTGTTGTACTCTCCCATTGAGAACATCCAGCGCGTGGCCGCCGGGGTCTTGTGTGAGCTGGCCCAGGACAAAGAGGCGGCCGAGGCCATCGAGGCCGAGGGAGCCACCGCCCCCCTCACAGAGCTGCTGCACTCCAGGAACGAGGGTGTTG CCACGTATGCCGCTGCTGTACTGTTCCGTATGTCGGAGGACAAGCCCCAGGACTACAAGAAGCGCCTGTCGGTCGAGCTGACCAGCTCCCTCTTCAGAACCGAGCCCATGACTTGGAATGAG ACTGGAGAGTTGGGCCTGGACATGGGTGCACAGGGAGAGCCTCTGGGCTACAGACAGGACG ACCCCAGCTACCGCTCCTACCACTCGGGCACCTACCAGGACGGCATGGCCATGGACCCCATGATGGAGCACGACATGGGCGGCCACCACCCCGGCCCAGAATACCCCGTGGACGGCTTGCCCGACCTCAGCCACGCCCACGATTTGATTGACGGCCTGCCGCCAGGTGACAGCAATCAGCTGGCCTGGTTTGATACCGACCTGTAA